gttaaaaaaaaaaaagataataggCTTCGATATATCCTAGAAAGGTATTGTTTGTTGTTCTCAAAAATCAGGCAATCATTCTTTTGAGATGGCAATGGTAATATCATATTTTGTgggtgtttggacataagaattgtgaaatttcGAAAAAGGTGAAAAAAGAGTTCAagtaaaaatgatatttgaaaattagagttatgtttggacatgaatataatttggaattgtttttgatattttgtgattaagttgaagtgaaaattttgaaaaacaactttttgaagtttttcaaattttctaaAAAATCCGAAATTCAACTTTAAGCGaaatttgaaaattttatggccaaacaccgatttcgaaaaaaaaaaattccaaaaaaagtaAAAGTTTTCTTATGGCCAAACAGGCCCTTCCAGCCTTCATCTGTTTTTGCGGATCCAAGATTTAGAGCATGTTTTGACATAAGAAGTTTTTCATATTTTTTCgaaaaaatttcactttttttaaaatcagtttttcgccataaaatttcaaaattttcgcttaaatatgaattatggaattttttgaaaatttgaaaaaacttCAAATAGCTATTTTTCAACATTTTTACTATGATCactcataaaaattcaaaaacaacccaaaattttATTCATGTCCCAAcataactctaattttcaaatactatttttacttgaaaacaaatcacttttttttttttgaattttacaattgttatgtccaaacgcccattTAGTAAGTATTTAGACATAAAAAATGTAAGATttgaaaaaaaagtatttttttaagtCAGACAGTACTGCTGCAATATGCAACACATTACATTACCTTCAACGTCATTAACTTATTGAAATGTCTCGAATTCCTGCCTCATAGGCAAAATtgacagcttgtttggatggttattACCCGttatatcgtattgtattgttatctcaaaataatatttattttgattatttcattaaaattgattgtattgtattgttaaattTATTGTTCCAGAACAATAAAAAATCCCATTTTTTGAAACAACCGATTTGATGTAGTGAgattgttttctatttttcttttcaattatgCTCTAACTTATTACTCCATAATTATATTTAAtcctttactttttttttcttttcattttaacTCCAAATCTCCAACCTATAACCTATTTTGTTTAAATCCCTTTTTTTCCATAACTTCTGCCGCTTCCAACTCCAACGTAAAAGGTATAGGTTTTGCCTTCTTTGTGTTTCATTTTTTCTCCTAATGTGATTTTAACTTCAATTCTAATTACTTTAACTCTAATTCTTTGTTCCTTTGTTATGCCAATTCTCGCTCCTTTCTTTAtcatagttttttatttttttataatgaTAGTTTTTAGTGATAAATTAGTAGAAATgagttttttaaaattatttttatgcgtaattcttgataaatttaatatttaaacaattgagaatattttagtaaacttatcaGTTATGGTACAGTACGATATAGTCAAACCAAATagcaaaatattatttaacaacatcaaacaacacaatctatccaaacattatattcataaaatgatacaatatagtacaatataatataatacaatacattataaaacgatgGGTTCCAAACAAGCTTATGCATACATTACAACTAGAACTTATTCCTCGTGGACAACAAAAGTTTTGTCCAAcgaatttattttaatttttaagttgaggttattttttattgattttgtgaGGCGGggacaaaagttcaaaatcacccCTTATCATATCTTATTTTTGTAATAATCAGCTATAATTTGTGTGAAGCTTTGGTGGAttattgtcacgatccggatttttcaTTCTCGagagttgtgatggcacctactcataGAAGCTAAGCAAGCCGCGAAATAAAGAATCACTAACTCATTCattttagccctttttaacaatttgaattaACCGGTAATCAACATTTAAATATTAACGATAACTAaaatcaagcggaagacttaatctgataaaatAACCCAAGCCAATACGATAATGCCAACATACGTCTCTATCCGGAATCCGATGTCACAAAATCACGaactgtctatgaatactacaacaaatgtctgaaaaaAAAGTACAATTTGTCTTGGAAACAAATGAAAACAAAATAGATGATAAGACAAAAGAGAACGCCGGACCTGCAGacatctgcaggactaccttgggatctctagctggactgaaggtagccacctaaatgctactgtccaaaagttgctccgggatctgcacatagtgcagagtgtagcatcagcacaaccaaccccatgtgctgataagtgcctagcctaatctcggcgaagtagtgacgaggctagaaccagactaccaaataaacctgtgcagttatataatatgcaacggaaaataaaacaggGACAACAAGTAAAGATGGTAGGGGGTACATGCTGTGGGGGTATACcaatatcaacagtaaatcaagaaaaaggcataaggacaacttagaattcacagcaaaacaataaggaactcgtaaccaatctaTAAACATTTTGTATCatcaattgttgcggcgcgcaacccgatcccaacatataacaacactgttgcggcttgcaacccaatccatatcagttatcactgttgtggcgtgcaacccgatctaattatatcattgttgcggcgtgcaacccgatccatatataatattgtttcgcgcatgcaacccaatccaaatataatattgttgtggcgtgcaacccgatccaaatataatattgttgtggcgtgcaacccaattcaaatataatattgttgcgacacgcaacccgatccacatatacaatccACAACAATCATATCAAGAGTctcgacaagggatcaataaagaactacactgtcccgacaagggatcaataaagaactacactGAATCGatagtataagtaaatacgtcctggcaagggagaaacaactataaccaaacttgttccaccatctaactacctcagctatcaCCAATAGTCAATCacaagtaatttccacgagaataatcataatccttgctcaatacagagaatcatcaacttaagcatccgtaatattatttaagaacacaataagttacaatttaagactcacggtcatgcttgacaccaacatatagatactcgttaccatgcctatacgtcgtactcaacaagagacaagtagcaaataggacacaactcctaatccctcaagctaaggttagaccaaacacttacctcgaacttccacggccaactcaagcctcaaacaccgcttttccttttgaatttagCTCCAactcaattgtatctagacataatcgacttaataatatcaataaatgctaaacaatccaattccaatatttaattatagatttcctatcattcttcccaaaaagtcaaaaattaacCCCGGGCCCGCTTAGTCAAAATACAGGTACGAACCAAAACTtaatcactcattcacccacgagcccgaatatgtaattagttccaaaatccgaccccaaaacaaggtctaaatcccaattatgcaaaaaactctaactctacccaaatccctaattttctatccttaagaacatgatttaggcctaaaaATCTAATGAGTGTTAATGAAAATggagaaaatgagtctaagattataTACCAATAGATTTGTAGTGAAATTCTCTTTAAAAAATTGCCCAATTTGGAGTtgggaagaagaagttatgaaattttggttaagtcccattttgcttttgttttaaaatcactagacaggccttcatcgcgttcgcgataggcctgtcgcgttcgcgagccagtggccgcgttcgcgtagaacaagtGAGAACCCCCTCCCGCAGGCCAATTGCCTTATGCGTTCGCGGGCGCCTGgacgcgtttgcgaagggtactcccccctcagcctcgcgttcgcgtctcaggcttcgcgttcgcgaagaagaaaactggcacttaggaaatttgccttacgcgttcgcgagtgggaccacgcgaacgcgaagaacaaaatccgtGTGCACTGAAcaacaaaaacctgcaactttcatAAGTTCAAAAACTTTCTgaaacccatccgaaactcacccgagagctcggggatccaaaccaaacatacgtactaactcaaaaacatcatataaacttatccgtgcgatcaaatcgccaaaataacctcttaaacaacgaatttagcatagaaatctaagaaaaatctcaaatctttcaaagtatgaattttcacaactacgggtccgaatcacctcaaacgacttctgtttcttaccaaatttcacagactcatcttatttcacatataagacctgtaccaggctccggaactagaatacgggcccgataccatcaaattctaaatgcatttcatttccaaaactcatataaatatcaagaaaatagttttctttaaaaaaatcatttctcgggcttgagaccttggaattcgattccgggcatgcgCCCAAGTCCCATTTTCAAATcattccgtttacccaaaatattgaccgaagtcaacttaaatgcattttacagtcaaaattcaccattttcacaaattttcacataatgtctATCCGGTTACGCgtccggactgtgcatgcaaaacgaggtgatgctgaaagaggtttttaaggcctcaaaatgtagaattcatttctaaaacaagtgataaccCAAAACAAGTATGTGCTACCAAACACGTTTTTCTCATGAGAATTTAACTTCTTATGCCAAAAATGATTgatgttcttttaattttttCAGTAACGATTTTCAATACACTTATATATGTAATTAATGACAATAAATTACAACAAATGATCATTAGCTTAATCCCTAATGTTGAATTATTTTAGTCAATACTTGTTTCGACACATGAGTAAAGACAATAAAGATATATACTAAGAGCATCATTATCAGATAAGAAGTATTAAGTGGATACCATATGATACTACTAATATTTTTGCAAAAGATATGATTGAGCTAGTAACCTAAAAAGTTGGAATTTgataatagttttttttttttttcgtaaTAATAAAGTTTTTCAAATGACTCGTTCCGTAGATTCTTACAAAAACCTTTGCGCAAATAGCAAGATGGATTCACTATTCCAAATCAgtatatatagattatatatggttatacacatattatatatgaattatacACGCAATATATCTATTGGCTTGTATTATTATCCCACATAAATAAGTGATGCTCTGGCTGTACCACGTGgacgtcctcgacctctaccccggccccggcctcagacggctctagcagggggcaCGGGGGCACGATCATCTCCGGCTGCACGTGTCCTCactatttgtgagagaatagaagacaaaaatttagaaatttgaagtcaataatctcacacgacaaggaatcaaacaaagtggaattttcctaacaattcgagagcctcccgaagataagtacagccgttttcgtaccgatccgcgagaatctaataaaccggcttgtgactcacgactcgtatgaacctagagctctaatcaacttgtcacgacccaatttctccctccgtgaaccgtCGTGATGAcatctagtctctacgactaggtaagcctaatactttacgaaaataaaacaaaagcatGAACATTAACTAGTAATAGTAACAAACATCTAATAAACATCTATTTTTAGTTTAACCGATTGCTTGGACGGTTATTTGGTTGCCTTTTATTAGTTAAGGCAAAATTATACAATATAGCCGCTCcaaaaaactataaactaagaagTATTAAGTGGAGtaatatttttgcaaaaaatatgATTGAACTAGTAACCTAAAAAGTTGGAATTTTGATAATAATTTTTTCCCCCTCACAATAATAAAGTTTTTCAAATGACTCGTTCAGTAGATCTTTATAAGAATCTTTGCACAAGTAGCAAGATGGATTCACTAATGCTAAtcagtatatataaattatatatggttatatacatattatatatgaattatacGTTTACACATAATATATATGTcaactatttttaatttaatcagTTGCTTGAGCGATTTTTGGTTGCCTTCCGTCAGTTGCAAAATTATACTGTATAGCcgctttaaaaaataaaagagttgTCCGGTACACTAAGCTGCAACTATGCGCAGGGTCCGGGAAAGGGCCAGATCAcaaaggtctattgtacgcagccttaccctgcatttctgcaagaggctgtttccaaaaaaTAATATccgataaaatatatatttttcgtatattaatatatatatatatatttatttattttttatattttttatatttaactagcaaatataaattatttttagctGACCGGCTAAATATATAACTTACCTTTCGTTTATTCTTCATTTTCACAAAAGCTCGAAGCCTCGAATGTACTAATAGAGCGAAGTCCAAAAGACGCCCTATTTTTCACCCATTCCAAATCTCTTCCTCTCCCAATCTCAGACTTCTCTCTAATTTTTGAGGTATTTTCTCAACTTATGATGATTTGCTTCAATTTCTGTTTCGTCTATGTTGTCTGTTGAACTTTTTTTCTTAAATCTGATACTATGAATTTGAATCTTTGACTTCATTTTTTTTGGGTCAGCTTCTTTTTAGGTGTTTTTGCGTGTGAATTCATTTCTGctgattttttggttgtttttacTGGGGTTTGGGTTTTAATTCCATTTAGGGTTTTCTCCTTGAAGTTTAAGCTTTCATTTTGGAAAGTTTCAACTCATCTTTTTCGATTAATTTCCTCTTTTATGATGCAGGAAATTTTCTTTAATATATTTGAAGAGTTTGCAGCTTTGGAGATTTGGTAAGGTTTTAACTTATTTTGAATAATTGTTTTTTAGAAAGCACTCTCTCCGTCCTAATTTGTTTGATGTAGTTCGGATTTCGAGATTGAAACGAGTTGTTCTTTGGCCATGATTTTTTTATAtgccttttaaatattttgaattgttaATCACTGTGACTTATAGTACTTTTTAAATTTtccttataaaaaaaaatagtacTTTTTAAATTTATAGATTCTATGTTCGAATTTGCTGTCAAAACTTTGAATCTGAAATGTATCATTCTTTTTGGGATGGAGGGAGTATTATTTTATACCAACTTTCTCTGAATTATTATTTGCTTGTGTTGGTAGGTCAATGATTGAAAAGGGGATTTGAAGTTGTAAACTTTGAGTTAAAGTTGGTTGATTTTGATAATGGAACAAGGTTTGCGTTCTGATGGTAATAATCCTCCGAGCATCGATAAGACTAGGGTTTTGGATGTGAAGCCTTTGAGATGTCTTGCACCTGTTTTTCCATCCCCAAATGGAATGTCTTCTGTTTCAACTCCACAGCCCTCACCTTTTGTCTGTGTTCCTCCCACTGGTCCGTTCCCACCCGGGGTTGCTCCATTTTACCCTTTTGTGGCTCCAAATGATTCGGGAAGGCCAGGTGAAAGTAGTCAACAAACTCCAAGTGGGGTGCCGAATCAGGGCGGCCCTTTTGGTTTTGCGCAGCCTATATCTCCCGTTCCTTTAAACTCGTTCAGAACTCCAACAACTGCGAATGGAAATAGTGGGAGGTCAAGGAGGGCTGTAGACGATGATGATTACAGTAATTCACAGGATCAGAATGACCAATTTGCCAGTGGATTTAGTGTGCACGTGAATAATGTTGAAGATTCAGGTACtggaaaaaaaaggggaagacCGAAAAAGCCTCGGAGAGCTCAGCAGGCTGAGGGGTTGACCCCTGTGGAAGTGGATGTTGAACCTTTGTTGACTCTGTTGCTCACGTCTTTTAAACTTGTTGACTTGGATCAGGTCAAGAAAGCTGATGGTGACAAGGAGCTAGCGGGGAGGGTACtgttggtttttgatttgttcagAAGAAGGATGACTCAAATTGACGAATCGAGGGATGGGCCCGGTTCTGGTAGAAGACCAGACCTAAAAGCTTCTAATATGCTGATGACAAAGGGAGTTCGGACAAACCAAACAAAGAGGATTGGAAATGCACCCGGGATTGAAGTTGGTGACATCTTCTTCTTCAGGATGGAATTGTGCCTAGTGGGATTGCATGCACCAACTATGGCTGGCATAGATTATATGAGTGTCAAACTAACAATGGACGAAGAACCTCTTGCGGTCAGCATAGTGTCCTCTGGAGGATATGATGATGATGGAGGTGATGGCGATGTATTAATTTACACTGGCCAGGGTGGAGTCCAGAGGAAAGACGGGCAAGTGTTTGATCAGAAACTTGAGAGGGGAAACCTTGCTTTGGAAAAGAGTGTGCATCGAGCCAATGAAGTAAGAGTAATTAGGGGTGTTAAGGATGTCGCATATCCAACGGGGAAGATCTATATTTACGACGGACTTTATAAGATTCAGGAATCATGGGCAGAGAAAAACAAGGTGGGCTGCAATGTATTTAAGTATAAACTTCTGAGAGTCCCTGGGCAGCCTGAAGCATTTAAAGTATGGAAGTCAATTCAGCAATGGAAAGATGGCGTGGCATCACGTGTTGGAGTCATCCTACCGGACCTGACGTCTGGTGCAGAAAGTCAACCCGTTTGTCTTGTTAATGATGTAGATGACGAGAAAGGACCTGCCTATTTCACATATATTCCTAGTTTGAAGTACTCAAAACCTTTTGTAATGCCTAGACCCTCTCCGAGTTGTCACTGCGTTGGTGGGTGCCAACCTGGTGACTCCAATTGCGCTTGTATTCAGAGTAATGGAGGCTTTTTGCCTTATAGTTCACTTGGAGTTCTTTTGAGTTACAAAACCTTGATACATGAGTGTGGTTCGGCCTGTTCATGCCCTCCTAATTGCCGAAATCGAATGTCTCAAGGAGGTCCTAAAGCTCGTTTGGAGGTCTTCAAGACGAAAAATAGAGGTTGGGGACTCAGATCTTGGGATCCTATACGTGGAGGTGGTTTCATTTGTGAATATGCTGGAGAAGTCATAGACGCTGGTAATTACAGTGACGACAATTACATATTTGATGCAACCCGTATATATGCGCCTTTGGAAGCCGAACGTGATTATAATGATGAGTCTCGGAAAGTCCCTTTTCCCCTGGTCATAAGTGCCAAGAATGGTGGAAATATTTCTCGCTTTATGAACCATAGTTGTTCACCTAATGTTTACTGGCAGCTTGTTGTACGACAAAGTAACAATGAAGCAACCTACCATATCGCCTTTTTCGCCATTAGACACATTCCTCCCATGCAAGAGTTGACCTTTGATTATGGTATGGACAAAGCAGATCATAGGAGAAAGAAGTGCTTATGTGGCTCGTTGAACTGTAGAGGTTATTTTTACTAGTCTTCAAGGTCTGATGACGCAAAGGGAGTTTCCTAGTCACAAATCCATTGGATCAGGTTAGGTTTCCTTTGTTCAAAAGTCAAAACTCTCATTGTGAtttctcattttccctttttaacCCATGGGTAGTGATTATCATGAGAAACATAGATAAAGTAAATTGGTCAATTTTAAAGTCATGTGAACGTATTTAAGTAAATTGGTGAATATTTGAAGTCATGTGAAACTCTCAAGTCAATTGGTTAATAGTTAAAGTAGCTTGAAAGTAGCTGGCTATCTTCACCTATCATGACTACACTGGATTTTAATCTGAAGACTGCCTTCAAACAGAAAAGAGGCACATGCTAGGGTAGAGGCGCAAaccatttctttttatttttaagtttttaatttttgtaCATTGCAGATGTGTTTGAAATAAGGGCTGAACACAATTTTTAATACATGCACAATTTTATTTAGGCTACAAATAAGTTTTGGTACAAACACAGTTTATTTTTACCAAAAAACACGGTTATTGTCTAGTTTTAAACAAGCCCAAGAGGAATAAATAAGTTGGGCTACTTAACAGACTCTTATATTAAAATAAGTTGGGCTACCCTTGGGTGACTTATCTTAAACAAATAAGGTTTATTGAACACCACTGGAATAACTTAAAATAGTAAATTCAAGCAACATTGTTGATCGAAAGAAATTTACTTTTCAATACTTCTAATTAACTGTCATATGTATCTtacttgcacatttatttgcaCTATCCCAGCACCCCTACTCGTACTTATATGCATATTGGTGAATCCTAAAATATTAGGAATGATGACTCCGACCTCAAGATCCCTCCCCTTATCAAATACTCACACCTTTATCCATGTAACTAAGCACTGTATTTCCTTCCCTGTTCATTATGCTTTCCCCTCTCCTTTTCTCTTTCTTGATTTCAATTATACTCGTTTCATCACATTTCATGTGACCAATTTGATTGTCTGGCGTAAGAAGTTAGTTGACTTttatatgtttatatatatatagctatacTACTGTCATACCATGTCATAGTTTATTCTTTTACTGTTAAAATTGTTAACTTTGAGTGGGAGCTAACATAAACTCATTCAGATTAGGAAAAGGGAACATGATCCATTGAAAACTGCTCTAATTATTGTAGTGATCAGGTTGTCAAAGTATATTACAATGTTTTAGAGAGTTTGACCTCAAATCAAACTGTGGCACACAAAATGGGACAAATGGAATTTATATTCTTCGAAAGAGGAGTGGATAACATTACATTTGTTGTATAAATGTGATTttgagggtgtttggattggcttataaaaagtagcttttaagctaaaagccaaaagccataagttggtaaTACCCAACTTTTagtttttggcttattt
This genomic stretch from Nicotiana sylvestris chromosome 9, ASM39365v2, whole genome shotgun sequence harbors:
- the LOC104242035 gene encoding histone-lysine N-methyltransferase, H3 lysine-9 specific SUVH1, which encodes MEQGLRSDGNNPPSIDKTRVLDVKPLRCLAPVFPSPNGMSSVSTPQPSPFVCVPPTGPFPPGVAPFYPFVAPNDSGRPGESSQQTPSGVPNQGGPFGFAQPISPVPLNSFRTPTTANGNSGRSRRAVDDDDYSNSQDQNDQFASGFSVHVNNVEDSGTGKKRGRPKKPRRAQQAEGLTPVEVDVEPLLTLLLTSFKLVDLDQVKKADGDKELAGRVLLVFDLFRRRMTQIDESRDGPGSGRRPDLKASNMLMTKGVRTNQTKRIGNAPGIEVGDIFFFRMELCLVGLHAPTMAGIDYMSVKLTMDEEPLAVSIVSSGGYDDDGGDGDVLIYTGQGGVQRKDGQVFDQKLERGNLALEKSVHRANEVRVIRGVKDVAYPTGKIYIYDGLYKIQESWAEKNKVGCNVFKYKLLRVPGQPEAFKVWKSIQQWKDGVASRVGVILPDLTSGAESQPVCLVNDVDDEKGPAYFTYIPSLKYSKPFVMPRPSPSCHCVGGCQPGDSNCACIQSNGGFLPYSSLGVLLSYKTLIHECGSACSCPPNCRNRMSQGGPKARLEVFKTKNRGWGLRSWDPIRGGGFICEYAGEVIDAGNYSDDNYIFDATRIYAPLEAERDYNDESRKVPFPLVISAKNGGNISRFMNHSCSPNVYWQLVVRQSNNEATYHIAFFAIRHIPPMQELTFDYGMDKADHRRKKCLCGSLNCRGYFY